The Ideonella dechloratans genome includes a window with the following:
- a CDS encoding nuclear transport factor 2 family protein — protein MSARPPLPPFTRETAIQKIRLAEDAWNTRDPARVVLAYSPDTRWRNRVEFPVGRAQAQALLERKWARELDYRLIKELWAFDSHRIAVRFVYEWHDDAGQWYRSHGNENWAFDDDGLMVRRHASINDQPIAEAERKFHWPLGRRPDEHPGLSELGL, from the coding sequence ATGAGCGCACGTCCCCCCCTGCCGCCCTTCACCCGCGAGACGGCCATTCAGAAGATCCGTCTGGCCGAAGACGCCTGGAACACCCGGGATCCGGCCCGGGTGGTGCTGGCCTACAGCCCGGACACCCGCTGGCGCAACCGGGTGGAGTTCCCGGTCGGCCGGGCGCAGGCACAGGCACTGCTGGAGCGCAAGTGGGCCCGCGAACTGGACTACCGGCTCATCAAGGAGCTCTGGGCTTTCGACAGCCATCGCATCGCGGTGCGCTTCGTCTACGAATGGCACGACGACGCAGGCCAGTGGTACCGCAGCCATGGCAACGAGAACTGGGCCTTCGACGACGACGGTCTGATGGTCCGCCGCCATGCCAGCATCAACGACCAGCCCATCGCCGAGGCCGAGCGCAAGTTCCACTGGCCCCTGGGCCGCCGCCCGGACGAGCACCCCGGCCTGAGCGAGCTGGGGCTCTGA
- a CDS encoding LysR family transcriptional regulator, protein MELRHIRYFLAVAQEGNFTRAAERLGIGQPPLSQQIRDLEDEVGARLFHRVPQGAVLTEAGQAFLDKVADLPAQAATAVHHARQAARGETGTLRLGFTASAILLPRVTQAIRAFRRAYAQVELQLEENNSALLAQRLREGRLDLAFLRPDGAEARDLTLHALPDEPMIAALPAGHALLQGRRKTLRLTDLREEWFILTPRPIGATLHDAVVGACRQAGFEPRLGPHAPQLSSALALVAAETGVTVVPASMGQFALAGVEYRPLAGVQPIARLALAHRRKLALPQVGNFLALALDPPP, encoded by the coding sequence ATGGAACTGCGCCACATCCGCTATTTCCTGGCCGTCGCCCAGGAGGGCAACTTCACCCGTGCGGCCGAGCGCCTGGGCATCGGGCAGCCCCCGCTGAGCCAGCAGATCCGAGATCTGGAAGACGAGGTGGGCGCGCGCCTGTTCCACCGGGTGCCGCAGGGGGCCGTGCTGACCGAGGCCGGTCAGGCCTTCCTGGACAAGGTGGCCGACCTGCCCGCCCAGGCGGCCACCGCGGTGCACCATGCCCGCCAGGCCGCACGCGGCGAAACCGGCACCCTGCGCCTGGGCTTCACCGCTTCGGCCATCCTGCTGCCGCGCGTCACCCAGGCCATCCGCGCCTTCCGCCGCGCCTATGCCCAGGTGGAACTGCAGCTGGAGGAGAACAACAGCGCCCTGCTGGCCCAGCGCCTGCGGGAGGGGCGGCTGGACCTGGCCTTTCTGCGGCCCGACGGTGCCGAGGCGCGCGACCTGACCCTGCATGCCCTGCCGGACGAGCCGATGATCGCCGCCCTGCCGGCCGGCCATGCGCTGCTGCAGGGCCGGCGCAAGACGCTGCGTCTGACCGACCTGCGTGAGGAATGGTTCATCCTGACACCCCGGCCCATCGGCGCCACCCTGCACGATGCGGTGGTCGGCGCCTGTCGGCAGGCCGGCTTCGAGCCCCGGCTCGGGCCGCACGCGCCCCAGCTGTCCTCTGCCCTGGCCCTGGTGGCGGCGGAGACCGGCGTCACCGTGGTGCCGGCGTCCATGGGCCAGTTCGCCCTGGCCGGGGTGGAATACCGGCCCCTGGCGGGGGTGCAGCCCATTGCCCGCCTGGCCCTGGCGCACCGGCGCAAGCTGGCGCTGCCACAGGTCGGAAACTTTCTGGCACTGGCGCTTGACCCGCCGCCCTGA
- a CDS encoding DUF4922 domain-containing protein: protein MTRPWTEPIAAAQQNAIAQGAMVALQSVDHAVQQDGLEFVVSHLSSLSLKDLAKILQQRSGANPFLPYEPAMFVADLSDSHVLLLNKFPIFPDHVMVVTRRFMPQTGELELADFAALAEPMCGIDGAAFMFNGGKEAGASQPHRHLHMLPRHRLPLLPRFPTGTAPLTVHTLPFFDFLHAYLPLDAQLPPTAWARQLQDAVQAGFAHCGLAPHLGELPPYNLLGTRQGVLVVPRRREHWSDGNVHLSVNALNFGGWVGVKGPEQIDPVCQAGLKATLAAVTQPQD, encoded by the coding sequence ATGACCCGCCCCTGGACCGAACCGATCGCCGCAGCGCAGCAGAACGCCATCGCCCAGGGCGCCATGGTGGCCCTGCAGAGCGTGGACCACGCCGTGCAACAGGACGGCCTCGAGTTCGTGGTCTCGCACCTGTCCTCCCTGAGCCTGAAGGACCTGGCCAAGATCCTGCAGCAGAGAAGCGGCGCCAACCCCTTCCTGCCCTACGAGCCGGCCATGTTCGTGGCCGATCTGTCGGACAGCCATGTGCTGCTGCTCAACAAGTTCCCCATCTTCCCGGACCACGTGATGGTGGTGACCCGGCGCTTCATGCCACAGACCGGTGAACTGGAGCTGGCCGACTTCGCCGCGCTGGCCGAGCCGATGTGCGGGATCGACGGTGCCGCCTTCATGTTCAACGGCGGCAAGGAGGCCGGTGCCAGCCAGCCCCACCGGCACCTGCATATGCTGCCCCGGCATCGCCTGCCCCTGCTGCCCCGCTTTCCCACGGGCACTGCGCCGCTCACGGTGCACACGCTGCCCTTCTTCGACTTCCTGCACGCCTATCTGCCGCTGGATGCGCAGCTGCCACCCACGGCCTGGGCCCGGCAGCTGCAAGACGCGGTGCAGGCCGGTTTTGCCCACTGCGGCCTGGCGCCCCACCTGGGCGAGTTGCCGCCCTACAACCTGCTGGGCACGCGCCAGGGGGTGCTGGTGGTGCCGCGACGCCGCGAGCACTGGAGCGACGGCAACGTGCACCTGTCCGTCAACGCCCTGAACTTCGGCGGCTGGGTGGGCGTGAAGGGCCCGGAGCAGATCGACCCCGTGTGCCAGGCCGGCCTGAAGGCCACGCTGGCGGCGGTGACCCAGCCGCAGGACTGA